The following are from one region of the Epinephelus fuscoguttatus linkage group LG11, E.fuscoguttatus.final_Chr_v1 genome:
- the LOC125897589 gene encoding uncharacterized protein LOC125897589, with product MIKNKHHCENTTWLFTGSRSARAEELIKHGQIGEIAKDESDRLRVTKNCSLIIKTVTDEDAGQFNCQQFNISGKKQSEDSVVFLSVVTMTAQKAHNKITFNCSVFTSGHCAHTVMWQFKGVGKDSKTSQSYCSASVTFTDSHFITFNDYELKCGVTDGHTKEVHQFTFSPPQSSDEKPDWWWYVLVPVGVAALLITVVAVIRWRRTKANMDDNVADPGDDVFYASISYTRKTNRKAQVRGKGDDDDDDGGDVVTYSSVNVSSADLNNL from the exons ATGATAAAGAATAAGCATCACTGTGAAAACACCACATGGCTTTTCACTGGTTCAAGAAGCGCACGAGCAGAGGAGCTGATCAAACATGGGCAGATTGGTGAAATTGCCAAAGATGAATCAGACAGACTGAGAGTTACGAAGAACTGTTCTTTGATTATAAAGACGGTCACAGATGAGGATGCTGGTCAGTTTAACTGTCAGCAGTTCAATatatcaggaaaaaaacaaagtgaggaCTCTGtggtttttctctctgttgttaCCA TGACTGCACAGAAGGCCCACAATAAGATCACATTCAACTGCTCTGTGTTCACGTCTGGacactgtgcacacacagtGATGTGGCAGTTTAAGGGTGTGGGTAAAGACTCGAAGACATCACAGTCTTACTGCTCAGCCAGTGTGACCTTTACAGATTCTCATTTTATTACATTCAATGACTACGAATTGAAGTGTGGAGTGACAGATGGTCACACTAAAGAAGTTCATCAGTTCACCTTCAGCCCTCCTCAGTCCTCAGATGAGAAACCAG ACTGGTGGTGGTACGTCCTTGTGCCTGTGGGTGTAGCAGCACTCCTGATAACTGTTGTTGCAGTCATAAGATGGAGGAGAACTAAAG CAAACATGGACGACAACGTT GCTGATCCTGGAGATGATGTTTTCTATGCCTCCATCAGCTACACCAGGAAGACCAACAGGAAAGCCCAG GTTCGGGGTaagggtgatgatgatgatgatgatggaggtgATGTGGTGACCTACAGCAGTGTGAATGTTTCATCTGCAGATCTCAACAACCTCTAA
- the LOC125896873 gene encoding uncharacterized protein LOC125896873 isoform X3, whose translation MGEFRWINKTLFLILLLQFTAVTGQTPLSFTVRFGDDVSLPCGNVINNQDKCSGTSWLSSGSLGKTAEELISHGQISNNVIGKAKSDRLSVTADCSLVIKKVTREDVGRYSCRQFDESERQVSDSQVHLSVVDMTEHENNNTVILYCSVLTYVCEHTVEWLYEGDKSDVEISLHTCSASVRLPPHLNQKSKYYESLKCNVTDKKNGETLLCDVGPQSSCERTGDTSAGRNNTTSAPKQDWLWLYITLAVGSAIILAAIIAAVVIRRKRNKGSKTPMNENYGQSLNPAVTQPDPETSQDMADTEDGVSYASISYTKKSNSKAQNRRSHGSKPKVEHITSHHCPSTKTKTTMVKCDKTKGLDGGDHQKCSHVQRTLHIRLCVKVMMMKVMQ comes from the exons ATGGGTGAATTCAGATGGATTAACAAGACTTTATTTTTGATACTGCTGCTTCAGTTTACAG CAGTAACTGGACAAACCCCCCTCTCCTTCACTGTCAGATTTGGAGATGACGTCAGTTTGCCTTGTGGAAATGTGATAAACAATCAGGACAAATGCAGCGGTACTTCTTGGCTTTCCAGTGGCTCTTTGGGGAAAACAGCAGAAGAGCTGATCAGTCATGGGCAGATTAGTAACAATGTGATTGGAAAAGCTAAATCAGACAGACTGAGTGTTACAGCAGACTGTTCTCTGGTTATAAAGAAGGTCACACGTGAGGATGTTGGACGTTACAGCTGCAGACAGTTTGATGAATCAGAACGACAAGTTTCAGACTCTCAGGTTCATCTGTCTGTTGTTGACA TGACTGAACATGAGAACAATAATACGGTCATCTTGTACTGCTCTGTGTTAACATATGTGTGTGAACACACAGTGGAGTGGTTGTATGAGGGTGATAAAAGTGATGTGGAGATATCACTGCATACCTGTTCAGCCTCTGTGAGATTACCTCCTCATCTTAATCAGAAGTCAAAGTATTATGAGTCACTGAAGTGCAATGTGACAGATAAAAAGAAtggagaaacactgctgtgtgatgTTGGCCCTCAGTCCTCATGTGAGAGAACAG GGGACACATCAGCAGGAAGAAACAATACAACATCTGCTCCAAAACAAG ATTGGCTGTGGTTGTACATCACTTTGGCCGTGGGTTCAGCAATCATCTTAGCAGCAATAATTGCTGCCGTTGTCATCagaagaaagagaaataaaG ggAGCAAAACACCAATGAATGAAAACTAT GGACAGAGCTTAAACCCTGCAGTGACTCAGCCTGATCCAGAGACCAGTCAGGACATG GCTGATACCGAAGATGGTGTTTCCTATGCCTCCATCAGCTACACCAAGAAGAGCAACAGTAAAGCGCAG aatagaaggagtcatggctcaaaacctaAAGTTGAACATATAACAAGCcaccactgcccgtcaacaaaaacaaagacaactatggttaaatgtgacaagacgaaaggactggatggaggcGATCATCagaaatgctcacatgtgcagcgcacacttcacaTCAG GCTCTGTGtaaaggtgatgatgatgaaggtgatgCAGTGA